One part of the Nocardioides conyzicola genome encodes these proteins:
- a CDS encoding DUF58 domain-containing protein, which translates to MREALAGLTVRGRAFLTAGVTAVVCAVVLDQSTLARVGVLLLALTLITVGVLARNRYRLTLVRTVTPQLVAAGQPARVTLTLANDGLAPNGVLLLEDQVPYVLGTRPRFVLEGISQGWRHSVSYQVRSDVRGRFEIGPMSVRVSDPFGLVELGRTFRTTVPLTVTPRTVPLPHIPLGGAWTGSGDNRPRAFATGSAEDVTVREYRQGDDLRRVHWRSSAKLGELMVRREEQPWQSRATLFLDNRVIAHRGQGIASSLEAAVSAAASIAVHLTHRGFAVRLVTATGEEPGSAWHVRGAALNTGPLLESLAVVQPVSQPRLDTSWLGEGAHGGLTVAVFGAVEPSDLAVLRRMQHHAGSAVAIAVDVDAWIGAPPGDSTPRLLGQQGWRAAALRPRDRLESVWQELAHSSTQSSRSQSTGVTT; encoded by the coding sequence GTGCGAGAGGCATTGGCCGGTCTCACCGTTCGCGGACGGGCGTTCCTGACCGCCGGTGTGACCGCCGTCGTGTGCGCCGTCGTCCTCGACCAGTCGACGCTGGCCCGGGTCGGCGTGCTGCTGCTGGCCCTGACCCTCATCACGGTGGGTGTCCTGGCCCGCAACCGCTACAGGCTCACGCTGGTGCGCACCGTCACCCCCCAGCTCGTCGCCGCTGGCCAGCCGGCCCGGGTGACGCTGACCCTGGCCAACGACGGCCTCGCGCCCAACGGCGTGCTGCTCCTAGAGGACCAGGTCCCCTACGTGCTCGGCACCCGCCCGCGGTTCGTGCTGGAGGGGATCAGCCAGGGCTGGCGGCACTCCGTCAGCTACCAGGTCCGCTCCGACGTCCGCGGCCGCTTCGAGATCGGTCCGATGTCGGTGCGCGTCAGCGACCCCTTCGGGCTGGTCGAGCTCGGCCGCACCTTCCGGACCACGGTCCCGCTCACCGTCACCCCGCGGACGGTGCCGCTCCCCCACATCCCGCTCGGCGGGGCGTGGACGGGCTCCGGCGACAACCGGCCGCGGGCGTTCGCGACCGGCAGCGCCGAGGACGTGACCGTCCGGGAGTACCGCCAGGGCGACGACCTGCGCCGCGTTCACTGGCGCAGCTCGGCCAAGCTGGGCGAGCTGATGGTCCGGCGCGAGGAGCAGCCGTGGCAGTCGCGCGCGACGCTCTTCCTCGACAACCGGGTGATCGCCCACCGGGGCCAGGGCATCGCCTCGTCCCTGGAGGCCGCGGTGTCGGCCGCCGCCTCGATCGCGGTCCACCTGACGCACCGCGGCTTCGCCGTACGCCTCGTCACGGCGACCGGCGAGGAGCCCGGCAGCGCGTGGCACGTCCGCGGCGCCGCGCTCAACACCGGTCCCCTGCTCGAGTCCCTGGCCGTCGTGCAGCCGGTCTCGCAGCCCCGACTGGACACCAGCTGGCTCGGCGAGGGCGCCCACGGCGGCCTCACGGTCGCCGTCTTCGGCGCGGTCGAGCCCTCCGACCTGGCCGTGCTGCGTCGGATGCAGCACCACGCGGGCTCAGCGGTCGCGATCGCGGTGGACGTCGACGCGTGGATCGGCGCGCCCCCGGGCGACAGCACGCCCCGGCTGCTCGGCCAGCAGGGCTGGCGCGCCGCTGCGCTACGGCCCCGTGACCGGCTCGAGTCGGTCTGGCAGGAGCTCGCCCACAGCAGCACCCAGAGCTCACGGTCGCAGTCGACGGGGGTCACGACATGA
- a CDS encoding DUF3488 and transglutaminase-like domain-containing protein, with translation MNRSRGRLTSNLLVAAVAAGTTWLAMSAWRDLTVTPGSFLNPLLLLALVVAGTGTAARWWRWPGPLVVLFQVAVTGMLACLFLTGSPLPIGGAWGELTEAITDAVDSAQGYAAPVPAEAPPVDPLLIAGGLACLLLVDLLACTLRRAPLAGLPLLAVFTIPVGMVGDAVSWWIFAGTAAGFLGLLFLQESDQVSRWGRPLGLDQETGDPISFGAGAHVVRGTAGLVGGAATALAVLIPVLIPATGLHVFDFGPGSGGGDDIRVDNPTADLVRDLKRGDDQPLVRVTTNDPDPSYLRILALTRFSDAEWSPGNRDVPADNEADGLMPPPEGVATEVSRKEYPYTVTALPAFDSRWLPTEPPVSRVVADGNWRYDDNTMDFIAGDDDLSTASLQYSMTAVHLELSADRLADAGPPTGKVSDIFTDLPDDLPSIVHDLAAQVTADATTPYEEAVALQNWFREDGGFTYSLDRAQGNGSDALVEFLSDGPGGRTGYCEQFASAMAVMARELGIPARVAIGFLKPEPDGPNTWVYSSRDMHAWPELYFDGAGWVRFEPTPAGRAEEVPGYTVPGSGEEKPTTAPSASQSASVTAAPSRPRDSESVAAATEDSDTGSGFPWLPVLGGLGALVLVACGLLLPRGLRSRRRERRLSSGGAEAVWAELRDTAVDLGVPWPRDRSPRATRAVLVDHFGAPVGPDTVERPAHGPGVALEAVSALDRLVHTLELDRYSRSGTTLDPTRLRADGEACVAALAGGAPRSARRRATWWPRTVLSSRRRRASVGTFEAKYGGVVDQIASSGP, from the coding sequence ATGAACCGGTCCCGGGGCCGCCTCACCTCCAACCTGCTCGTCGCTGCGGTGGCCGCCGGCACCACGTGGCTGGCGATGTCCGCCTGGCGTGACCTGACCGTCACGCCCGGCAGCTTCCTCAACCCGTTGCTCCTGCTGGCGCTGGTGGTCGCCGGCACCGGGACGGCCGCACGCTGGTGGCGGTGGCCGGGACCCCTGGTCGTGCTCTTCCAGGTCGCCGTCACCGGCATGCTCGCCTGCCTCTTCCTGACCGGCTCGCCGCTGCCGATCGGCGGCGCCTGGGGCGAGCTGACCGAGGCGATCACGGACGCGGTCGACAGCGCACAGGGGTACGCCGCCCCGGTGCCTGCCGAGGCGCCCCCGGTCGACCCGCTCCTCATCGCCGGCGGGCTGGCGTGCCTGCTGCTGGTCGACCTGCTCGCCTGCACCCTGCGCCGGGCCCCGCTCGCCGGCCTCCCGCTGCTGGCGGTCTTCACCATCCCGGTCGGGATGGTCGGCGACGCCGTCAGCTGGTGGATCTTCGCGGGCACCGCGGCCGGCTTCCTCGGCCTGCTCTTCCTCCAGGAGAGCGACCAGGTCTCCCGCTGGGGTCGCCCGCTCGGCCTCGACCAGGAGACCGGCGACCCGATCTCCTTCGGCGCCGGCGCCCACGTGGTGCGCGGGACCGCCGGGCTGGTCGGCGGCGCGGCGACCGCGCTGGCGGTGCTGATCCCCGTGCTGATCCCCGCGACGGGCCTGCACGTCTTCGACTTCGGCCCAGGCTCCGGCGGCGGCGACGACATCCGCGTCGACAACCCGACGGCCGACCTGGTCCGCGACCTCAAGCGGGGCGACGACCAGCCGTTGGTCCGGGTGACCACGAACGACCCCGACCCGTCGTACCTCCGGATCCTGGCGCTGACGCGCTTCAGCGACGCGGAGTGGAGCCCGGGCAACCGCGACGTGCCCGCCGACAACGAGGCCGACGGCCTGATGCCGCCCCCGGAGGGCGTGGCGACGGAGGTGAGCCGCAAGGAGTACCCGTACACCGTGACCGCGCTCCCCGCGTTCGACTCGCGCTGGCTGCCCACCGAGCCGCCCGTGAGCCGGGTGGTCGCCGACGGCAACTGGCGCTACGACGACAACACGATGGACTTCATCGCGGGAGACGACGACCTGAGCACCGCGTCGCTGCAGTACTCGATGACCGCGGTGCACCTGGAGCTCTCCGCCGACCGGCTCGCCGACGCCGGACCGCCGACCGGCAAGGTCAGCGACATCTTCACCGACCTGCCCGACGACCTGCCGTCGATCGTGCACGACCTCGCCGCCCAGGTGACCGCGGACGCGACCACGCCGTACGAGGAGGCCGTGGCGCTGCAGAACTGGTTCCGCGAGGACGGTGGCTTCACCTACTCCCTCGACCGGGCGCAGGGCAACGGCAGCGACGCGCTCGTCGAGTTCCTCTCCGACGGCCCCGGTGGCCGCACCGGCTACTGCGAGCAGTTCGCCTCGGCGATGGCCGTGATGGCGCGGGAGCTGGGGATCCCGGCGCGGGTCGCGATCGGCTTCCTGAAGCCCGAGCCGGACGGGCCCAACACCTGGGTCTACAGCAGTCGCGACATGCATGCCTGGCCCGAGCTCTACTTCGACGGCGCCGGCTGGGTGCGGTTCGAGCCGACGCCGGCCGGTCGGGCCGAGGAGGTGCCGGGCTACACCGTCCCCGGGTCGGGCGAGGAGAAGCCGACCACCGCTCCGTCGGCGTCACAGAGCGCGTCGGTCACCGCGGCGCCGTCGCGGCCCCGCGACTCCGAGTCGGTCGCCGCGGCGACCGAGGACTCCGACACCGGCTCCGGCTTCCCGTGGCTGCCGGTCCTGGGCGGCCTCGGTGCGCTGGTGCTGGTGGCGTGCGGGCTGCTGCTCCCCCGCGGCCTCCGGTCCCGGCGTCGCGAGCGACGCCTGTCGTCGGGCGGCGCGGAGGCGGTCTGGGCCGAGCTGCGCGACACCGCCGTCGACCTCGGGGTGCCCTGGCCGCGGGACCGCTCCCCGCGAGCGACCCGGGCGGTGCTGGTCGACCACTTCGGCGCGCCGGTGGGGCCCGACACGGTCGAGCGCCCGGCTCACGGCCCCGGCGTCGCCCTCGAGGCGGTCAGCGCCCTCGACCGCCTCGTCCACACGCTCGAGCTCGACCGCTACTCCCGGTCCGGCACCACGCTCGACCCGACGCGCCTGCGCGCCGACGGCGAGGCCTGCGTCGCGGCGCTCGCCGGCGGGGCTCCGCGGTCCGCCCGACGCCGGGCCACCTGGTGGCCGCGCACGGTGCTGTCGTCGCGCCGGCGGCGTGCCTCGGTCGGCACCTTCGAGGCGAAGTACGGCGGGGTCGTCGACCAGATCGCCTCGTCGGGCCCCTGA
- a CDS encoding DUF3040 domain-containing protein has translation MPLSEEELRLLEQMERALVEEDPKFASTLRGTAFRRSARRRAVIAGVGFAIGVAVLMTGAVARITVLGIAGFVVMLGSATVALAAMRGQHGPAAADPRASHPSRGGFTVIDGGRRTKRSGAGSGSHGSFMDRMNERWNRRRETGGF, from the coding sequence GTGCCACTCTCGGAAGAGGAGCTCCGACTGCTCGAGCAGATGGAACGCGCCCTCGTCGAGGAAGACCCCAAGTTCGCGTCGACGCTGCGAGGCACGGCGTTCCGCCGATCCGCCCGTCGCCGCGCCGTGATCGCGGGGGTCGGATTCGCCATCGGCGTCGCGGTCCTGATGACCGGTGCGGTCGCACGGATCACGGTGCTCGGCATCGCCGGGTTCGTCGTGATGCTCGGCTCCGCCACCGTGGCGCTCGCCGCGATGCGCGGTCAGCACGGCCCTGCCGCGGCCGACCCGCGGGCCAGCCACCCGAGCCGCGGGGGCTTCACCGTCATCGACGGCGGCCGCCGGACCAAGCGTTCCGGCGCCGGCTCGGGCTCCCACGGGTCCTTCATGGACCGGATGAACGAGCGCTGGAACCGCCGCCGCGAGACCGGCGGGTTCTAG
- a CDS encoding methyltransferase domain-containing protein, with product MPTDRPSERPSERRTAARTSVVWDVVRPHVRAGTDVLDIGGGTGGFAVRVAELGARVTVVDPSPDALASLARRARELAVEVTAVQGDLSTVLDVPGPASADLVLCHGVLEVVDDPAAALATLRQVLRPGGVLSVLVAQRHAAVVARAMAGHFTQALALLEAGPGDRDGRAGHRFTVAEATALAGDAGFTVESVHGVRVFADLVPGSLLDLEPGATAALVELERAVAERAEYLPLAAQLHLLAR from the coding sequence ATGCCCACCGACCGGCCCAGCGAACGGCCCAGCGAACGTCGTACCGCCGCCCGCACCTCCGTGGTCTGGGACGTCGTCCGCCCCCATGTCCGGGCCGGCACCGACGTCCTCGACATCGGTGGCGGGACGGGCGGCTTCGCGGTCCGGGTCGCCGAGCTCGGCGCCCGGGTGACGGTCGTGGACCCCAGCCCGGACGCGCTGGCGTCGCTGGCCCGCCGGGCCCGTGAGCTCGCCGTCGAGGTCACCGCGGTGCAGGGCGACCTGTCGACGGTGCTGGACGTCCCCGGACCCGCCAGCGCCGACCTGGTGCTCTGCCACGGGGTGCTCGAGGTCGTCGACGACCCGGCCGCCGCGCTGGCGACCCTGCGTCAGGTGCTGCGTCCCGGTGGTGTGCTCAGCGTGCTCGTCGCCCAGCGGCACGCGGCCGTCGTGGCCCGGGCGATGGCCGGCCACTTCACCCAGGCGCTGGCCCTGCTGGAGGCGGGCCCCGGCGACCGCGACGGCCGGGCGGGTCACCGGTTCACCGTCGCGGAGGCGACCGCGCTCGCGGGCGACGCGGGCTTCACGGTCGAGTCGGTCCACGGCGTCCGCGTGTTCGCCGACCTGGTCCCGGGGTCGCTGCTCGACCTCGAGCCCGGTGCGACGGCGGCGCTGGTCGAGCTGGAGCGCGCGGTCGCGGAGCGCGCCGAGTACCTGCCGCTGGCCGCCCAGCTGCACCTGCTGGCCCGCTGA
- a CDS encoding SAV_6107 family HEPN domain-containing protein → MNPYALPATTHSYLARAAESLSEAVAATDAPTRYASAHVAALRAAAALLSARARPTARGRRPQRNAWVLLADVAPELGEWATFFAAGASKRAAAEAGSSRAVAEREADDMVRDADRFLAVIERSLGLVPHLPLDVRSTAARAG, encoded by the coding sequence ATGAACCCGTACGCACTGCCCGCGACGACCCACTCCTACCTCGCCCGCGCGGCCGAGTCGCTGAGCGAGGCCGTCGCCGCCACCGACGCGCCGACCCGCTACGCCAGCGCCCACGTCGCGGCGCTGCGGGCCGCGGCCGCGCTGCTGTCGGCCCGCGCCCGACCCACCGCCCGGGGCCGCCGTCCCCAGCGGAACGCGTGGGTGCTGCTCGCCGACGTCGCGCCCGAGCTGGGGGAGTGGGCGACCTTCTTCGCGGCCGGCGCCTCGAAGCGTGCCGCCGCCGAGGCCGGCTCGAGCCGGGCGGTCGCCGAGCGCGAGGCCGACGACATGGTCCGCGACGCGGACCGCTTCCTGGCGGTCATCGAGCGGTCCCTCGGGCTGGTGCCGCACCTGCCGCTGGACGTCCGGTCGACGGCCGCTCGCGCGGGCTGA
- a CDS encoding YbaK/EbsC family protein, giving the protein MNTEHPTITRFRDDHARRGGTGEIVILPDSVHTAALAAEALGCEVGAIANSLLFDADTTPVLILTSGAHRVDTTKVAAALGVSKLKRASPEFVREHTGQVIGGVSPIGHPAPVPTYLDPWLRRYDVIWAGAGHPAAVYSTTYDELVSMTGAPEIEVE; this is encoded by the coding sequence ATGAACACCGAACACCCGACGATCACGCGGTTCCGCGACGACCACGCGCGACGTGGCGGCACCGGTGAGATCGTCATCCTGCCCGACTCGGTGCACACCGCGGCGCTCGCGGCCGAGGCGCTGGGGTGCGAGGTCGGTGCGATCGCGAACAGTCTGCTCTTCGACGCCGACACGACGCCGGTGCTCATTCTGACCTCGGGCGCCCACCGCGTCGACACCACGAAGGTCGCGGCGGCACTCGGTGTGAGCAAACTCAAGCGGGCCAGCCCGGAGTTCGTGCGCGAGCACACCGGGCAGGTCATCGGCGGCGTGTCCCCCATCGGCCACCCGGCCCCGGTGCCGACGTACCTCGACCCCTGGCTGCGCCGGTACGACGTCATCTGGGCCGGCGCCGGGCACCCGGCCGCGGTCTACTCCACGACGTACGACGAGCTCGTCTCGATGACCGGGGCGCCCGAGATCGAGGTCGAGTGA
- a CDS encoding phytoene desaturase family protein has translation MTVSRVVVVGGGFGGLAAALRLAKLGHDVTLVERSPGLGGPLAEITAGEFAWDAGPTYTLLPAVVRDLFRKTGRPVERELELVPLDVVREHRFEDGSAVRLPTGRAAQLAAFDELGPGLGQRWVDHVASYADDWDVLRRGYLENPWQPDDLPRDLAARLDSRETMHKRLRKTFKDERLRLVAGHPFVAEGHELRNVPAWAGSTAYVEQRFGAWTVEGGMTRLGSALVDRLATRNVTTLAGTEATDLVVREGRVVAVETTAGTLDADVVVCAIDPRRLPALAAYVVRTMPAIPPVVAYLGLEGDAPELPHELVLHGDPMLVVRTGGRAPAGASTLTVHGRGRLSEDLLRALARHRIDLRAQVVERIDLSPRDQVDRWGGSPMGVLWQGRATVRQRLGPRTPIEGVYAAGAHATPGSGLPFVGLSAALVAAEVGSA, from the coding sequence GTGACCGTCTCGCGGGTCGTCGTGGTCGGGGGCGGGTTCGGCGGCCTCGCGGCGGCGCTCCGCCTGGCCAAGCTCGGCCACGACGTCACCCTGGTCGAGCGCTCCCCCGGCCTGGGCGGCCCGCTGGCGGAGATCACCGCCGGCGAGTTCGCCTGGGACGCGGGACCGACGTACACCCTGCTCCCGGCCGTGGTGCGCGACCTCTTCCGCAAGACCGGGCGGCCGGTCGAGCGGGAGCTGGAGCTGGTGCCGCTGGACGTGGTCCGCGAGCACCGGTTCGAGGACGGCTCGGCGGTGCGGCTGCCGACCGGGCGCGCCGCGCAGCTCGCCGCCTTCGACGAGCTCGGGCCCGGGCTCGGCCAGCGGTGGGTCGACCACGTCGCGTCGTACGCCGACGACTGGGACGTGCTGCGCCGCGGCTACCTCGAGAACCCCTGGCAGCCCGACGACCTCCCCCGCGACCTGGCTGCGCGCCTGGACAGCCGCGAGACGATGCACAAACGGCTGCGGAAGACGTTCAAGGACGAGCGGCTGCGGCTGGTGGCCGGGCACCCGTTCGTCGCCGAGGGGCACGAGCTGCGCAACGTGCCGGCCTGGGCCGGCTCCACGGCGTACGTCGAGCAGCGCTTCGGCGCCTGGACGGTCGAGGGCGGCATGACCCGGCTGGGCAGCGCCCTGGTGGACCGCCTCGCGACCCGCAACGTGACGACCCTCGCCGGCACCGAGGCCACCGACCTGGTGGTGCGCGAGGGCCGCGTCGTGGCGGTGGAGACGACCGCCGGCACCCTGGACGCCGACGTCGTGGTGTGCGCGATCGACCCGCGCCGGCTGCCCGCACTGGCGGCGTACGTCGTGCGCACGATGCCCGCGATCCCGCCGGTGGTGGCCTACCTCGGCCTCGAGGGCGACGCCCCGGAGCTGCCGCACGAGCTGGTGCTGCACGGCGACCCGATGCTGGTGGTGCGGACCGGTGGCCGGGCCCCTGCGGGCGCGTCCACGCTGACCGTGCACGGGCGCGGGCGGCTCTCCGAGGACCTCCTGCGCGCGCTCGCCCGGCACCGGATCGACCTGCGTGCCCAGGTGGTCGAGCGGATCGACCTCAGCCCGCGCGACCAGGTCGACCGCTGGGGCGGCTCCCCGATGGGCGTGCTGTGGCAGGGCCGCGCGACCGTGCGGCAGCGGCTGGGTCCGCGGACCCCGATCGAGGGCGTGTACGCCGCCGGCGCGCACGCCACCCCCGGCTCCGGGCTGCCGTTCGTGGGGCTGTCCGCTGCGCTGGTGGCGGCGGAGGTGGGAAGCGCCTGA
- the metF gene encoding methylenetetrahydrofolate reductase [NAD(P)H] — protein MANTKAPRIGDLIRAGERSFSFEFFPPKDEAGEEQLWQAIRELEPYRPTFVSVTYGAGGSTRETTVRVTGRIAAETSLTPMAHLTCVSHTREELEGVLDSYAEVGIGNVMVLRGDPEAGPRAPWTPTEGGLTYAEELVALTRGRGDFSIGVAAFPEGHPSAASLDADADVLVAKGRAGAEFAVTQMFFRASDYFDLVERVRARGSDLPILPGIMPILNLANIRRQGELIGTDVPASVVERIAAHEGDPVAMRAAGIAIAAELCEELLDGGAPGLHFYTLNRSKATREIFAALNMSV, from the coding sequence ATGGCGAACACGAAGGCACCTCGGATCGGCGACCTGATCCGGGCCGGCGAGCGGTCCTTCTCCTTCGAGTTCTTCCCGCCGAAGGACGAGGCGGGCGAGGAGCAGCTCTGGCAGGCGATCCGCGAGCTGGAGCCCTACCGGCCGACCTTCGTCTCCGTGACGTACGGCGCCGGCGGGTCGACGAGGGAGACCACGGTCCGGGTCACCGGGAGGATCGCGGCGGAGACGTCGCTGACCCCGATGGCGCACCTGACCTGCGTGTCCCACACCCGCGAGGAGCTCGAGGGCGTCCTCGACTCGTACGCCGAGGTCGGCATCGGCAACGTCATGGTGCTGCGCGGCGACCCCGAGGCTGGACCGCGGGCGCCCTGGACCCCGACCGAGGGCGGGCTGACGTACGCCGAGGAGCTCGTCGCGCTGACCCGTGGTCGCGGTGACTTCAGCATCGGCGTCGCCGCCTTCCCCGAGGGACACCCGTCCGCCGCGTCGCTGGACGCCGACGCGGACGTGCTGGTCGCGAAGGGCCGGGCCGGCGCGGAGTTCGCGGTCACCCAGATGTTCTTCCGCGCCTCCGACTACTTCGACCTCGTCGAGCGGGTGCGCGCCCGCGGCTCGGACCTGCCGATCCTGCCGGGCATCATGCCGATCCTGAACCTCGCCAACATCCGCCGCCAGGGCGAGCTGATCGGCACCGACGTGCCCGCGTCGGTCGTCGAGCGGATCGCCGCCCACGAGGGCGACCCGGTCGCGATGAGGGCCGCCGGGATCGCGATCGCCGCCGAGCTCTGCGAGGAGCTGCTCGACGGCGGCGCACCGGGCCTGCACTTCTACACGCTGAACCGGTCGAAGGCGACGCGCGAGATCTTCGCCGCGCTCAACATGAGCGTCTGA
- a CDS encoding polyprenyl synthetase family protein: MTANGWDSAGFRDRVQVALDAFLDDQARLLEPLGSDAARLVAEARTSVRGGKRFRASFCYWGHRAVAPPADEDSLVRACAALELLHASALVHDDLMDASDTRRGRPATHRAFEREHRAAGWRGDEEQYGAAAAILLGDLLLSWADELLRRCGLPITQVAPALEVFDRCRSEVIAGQFLDVSVQARGRADVEAAMTVLRYKSAKYSIERPLHIGAALAGAPAETMRALSEFGLPLGEAFQLRDDLLGVFGDPATTGKPAGDDLIEGKRTVLVALALDAASPGDAALLDRSLGTDLSPDDVAELRRVIDSSGAHDQVEAVIDELATHAVRALGRADFDEHATEVLRGLAASATQRAV; encoded by the coding sequence GTGACGGCGAACGGGTGGGACAGCGCCGGCTTCCGGGACCGCGTCCAGGTCGCGCTGGACGCCTTCCTCGACGACCAGGCCCGGCTGCTGGAGCCACTCGGCAGCGACGCCGCCCGGCTCGTCGCCGAGGCGCGTACGTCGGTCCGCGGTGGCAAGCGCTTCCGGGCCTCGTTCTGCTACTGGGGCCACCGCGCGGTCGCGCCGCCGGCCGACGAGGACTCCCTGGTCCGTGCCTGCGCCGCCCTCGAGCTGCTGCACGCCAGCGCGCTGGTCCACGACGACCTGATGGACGCCTCGGACACCCGCCGTGGTCGGCCGGCCACCCACCGCGCCTTCGAGCGCGAGCACCGGGCCGCCGGGTGGCGCGGCGACGAGGAGCAGTACGGCGCGGCCGCCGCGATCCTGCTCGGCGACCTGCTGCTGAGCTGGGCCGACGAGCTGCTGCGGCGCTGCGGCCTGCCGATCACCCAGGTCGCGCCGGCCCTCGAGGTCTTCGACCGCTGCCGATCGGAGGTCATCGCCGGGCAGTTCCTCGACGTCTCGGTGCAGGCCCGCGGGCGTGCCGACGTCGAGGCCGCGATGACCGTGCTGCGCTACAAGTCGGCGAAGTACTCCATCGAGCGCCCCCTCCACATCGGCGCCGCCCTCGCGGGTGCGCCGGCGGAGACGATGCGGGCGCTGTCGGAGTTCGGCCTGCCGCTGGGTGAGGCGTTCCAGCTCCGCGACGACCTGCTCGGCGTCTTCGGCGATCCCGCCACCACCGGCAAGCCCGCGGGCGACGACCTGATCGAGGGCAAGCGCACCGTGCTCGTCGCGCTCGCGCTCGACGCCGCCTCCCCGGGCGACGCCGCGCTCCTCGACCGGTCGCTCGGCACCGACCTCTCCCCCGACGACGTGGCCGAGCTGCGCCGGGTCATCGACTCCAGCGGTGCCCACGACCAGGTCGAGGCCGTCATCGACGAGCTCGCCACCCACGCCGTACGCGCCCTCGGCCGTGCAGATTTCGACGAGCACGCCACCGAGGTCCTCCGCGGGCTCGCGGCCTCGGCGACGCAGCGCGCGGTCTAG